The region TTTAATAAGTCTATTTGTGATGACTACACCGGTAAATAGGCTCGTCGCAACTCCGACGGCAAGAGTCAAAGCAAATCCCCTCACTAAACCGAACTGCGGAAGAAATTCCCAATTCAACGGATTAAAGAGAATAAAGGCTACCAGCAATGTGGTGACATTGGCATCTTTAATAGCGTCAATTGCACGACCGAATCCGATTCGGATAGCTGCTTCAAATGATTTTCCCTTTCGCTGCTCTTCCTTGATTCTCTCAAAAATAAGAATATTCGAATCAACTGCCATACCGATCGAAAGAAGAAAACCGGCTACTCCCGGAAGCGTCAGAACGATCGGAATAGCACGGAAAATCGCAAAGGTGATAAGGCCGTAGATAATAAGCCCGATCCCGGCAATAACTCCGAGCCTGCCGTAATAGGCTATCATGAAAGTAAGCACCATTCCCAGTCCGACGATCCCGGCAATAACACTTCTCTGGACTTCTACCGCTCCGAGCGACGGACCGATGCTCCTCTGTTCAACGAGTTTGATCGGAAGAGGAAGCGCGCCTGAATTGATTGCAGTTGCAAGTTGTTTGGCATCTTCTACACGGAAATTTCCGGAGATGACCGCATTCCCGTCCCGAATTTCCTGCTGTACAACAGGTGCAGATATGAGTATCTCATCAAGATATATCCCTACGGGTTCGCCGACATTGCGTTTGGTGATCTCTGCAAACTTCTTTTTCCCCTCAGCCGTAAAATCCAACTGCACCTGAGGCTGACCGTTCTGCTGATCAAAAACGACCGTTGCCTTTGTGACGTCTTTTCCAGTCAGTCCGGTTTCCTGCCTAAGATTCAGAAATGCAAGTCCCGCGCTTTGAGTCGCCTCTTCTTCCGTTTGCTCGCCTTTTTCCTTAAAATGAAGCTGCGCTGTCTGTCCGATCAGAGACGACGCCTGAGCGACATCCGTCACACCCGGGAGATCGACTTCAATCCGATATATCTCTCCTGACTGGACAGTCCTGACAACGGGTTCGGATACGCCGAACATATTGACACGGCGTTCAATAATATCACGTGAAGATGTCAAAGCATCTTCAAGATCTGCAGAAGAAACTTTTGAAGTATCGGCTTCAAAAACGAGATGGCTTCCTCCCTTCAAATCCAAACCAAGCTGAGTTTTAAATTCCTTTCGGATAATCCGATCTCCAAGCTGCATAGTAAACGCAAGAGTCGGGATTCTGGTATTTACTTCACGGCCGAATGCATTAAATCTGATCGGAATCGGACGGGGAAGATCTATCCATAAGATAAGCAAGGCAAGCAGTGCGATAAAAAGGTACTTTATGTATTTCATAATCTCTTATTATTTCAATAGTTCCTCTTCCTGGCCGACAAGCATGATCTTCGGCTGTTTCAGGAATTTCCAAATGAAAGGATCATTATTACGTTTTCTGAACTGAAGTTCATCCTCCTGCATGACGGTATAATTGATATCCCAGCCGAGGTCCTTTTTTGCCGCCTGCATTATACTTTCAACTTCAGGAATGACGACAATACCCACGAGAAGTACATAAATTTCGTCTTCTTTAACTGCGATCTTCTTTGAAAATTTTGTCGATACGGCAATAAATTTGATCTTCCCGAGACGGCTGATATTTTTATAAATCAGCTGAGCAAGCGTCGTCTGCTTGGTAAATATTCTCAGGAACTCATCAAAAAGAGGGAAATTCTTATTAAGAGCATAAAATACTTTATTTGTACGCCGTTCGCGGGTAAGGACTTTGGATTCATGGAGAATATCAAGTTCGCGCTTGACGGCGTTTACCTCTTCATCAGTCAATCTCACAATTTCTCGCAGATAATACGTTTGATCAATATTATGGTAGTAAAGTTCAAGTATTTTCCTGCGTACTTTTGACGGTATGAGATTTTCTAACATAATCGCTTCAATTAATTAGTCCAATTATAATGCTTAATAGGTAACTTTGTTGCCTGAAGGAAGGATCGAAATCCAGATCTGTCCGCGGACAAGATCAATTTCCTTCCCCTTCGAGTCATAAAAACGCATCATATCGGTGGCTTTCGGCTTTTTCCACGTACCTTCTATAGCTTCACCGTTCTGGAAAATAATGGCATCATCGGAACCGATAACATCATACAGCATATGTTCTCCGTGCTCGTAGCCGTCATTTGCGACACTTTCATTTGCAAAAGCAACGATAACATTTTTGGATGCTAATTGTTCTTCCGTATTTTTATCTACATGAGGGTCTCCGCCGTTAACACGCTTGTAGCTATTGGTTACGGCGTCATAATTCCACTGGACTGTATATGCCGAACCCAGGTTGTTGTCCCAGAAGTCATAGTTGATCTTTGCTACATCTCCGCGCGATCCTTCTTTTGCATCATCCTGGAAATTCCACGGTTCCCAGTCTTCGTCCCACGCGACACCATCTTCATCAACGTTTGTAAGGTCTCTATTTTTGGCGGCATAATCCCAGAGCTTCAATGTATTTGTATATACCGTGTGTTCAGTCGCCCGTCCGGGAAGACGATCATAATCCCTCCAGTAATTCGGGAACGGTACGGCAAACTGGTCCATATCATTGTATCCGAACCAACCGAGTTTTTTGATCTCACCCAGGGCATCTGCCGGTCCCGGAGTGTTTGCACCGCCGACATGACCGTAAAGAGGGTTATTGCCGTATCCCTGCAGCAGTCTTATAAAATAAATACGTGCCGATCGCACCGATCCGACAATTTTCGATTCATCGCAGTAATACATAACAAGAAAACGGGTTATTCCGCCTTCCGCGACTGCTTCATGGACGATATCAGCGCTCGACAATCCCGATTGAGGTCTTGCTTCAGTATTGTTTTGTACCATAATACCGAGAGGTCTCCTTTTCTCCCATTTCGCACGCTGATTTTTAGAATACATTTTACCGTTGAGAGGACATTCTTCAGTCTTGGGGGCAGTATCAACAACGTTGCCGTCTGCATCGACGACAGGAGCTTCATATTCAGAAGTATCAACTGTATTTGCACTGAAGTATTTGTAAGATCCGAAACTGGTCACCAGATAAATTACCGCACCGACAATCAATATAATTTTTTTGTTCATGTAAAGGATATCTCAAATAATAATGACTACAGTTACATCTGTATGAACATTGTAATACATTTTTTTATGTGTTTCCTGAAAAAAACAGTGCTCTACTCAAATAAAAAAATTAAGGCTTTGTAAAGCCTTAATTCTCATAAACATTCGTAATTCCCCGTTCCCATAAGACGAAGGTCATTGTAACCTCTTGCATATGGACTGTCAATATGATTAAATGTCATCATGCCTAAGAAAACTAAAAAACAAAAAATCGAGGCACAGCGTCACCGTCTTCAAAAAAAGCAGGAAGTGATCCGACCGACTTCCGTTCAGACAGAGCCAAAGGAATCTACACCCTTACCTGCTGTCCAAAAAAAGCACCCGGAAACAAAACCCGTATTCCTCCAAGAGGAACAGAATACCGCATATTTTCGCAATGATCTTTTGAAATCTCTTATGATTACTATGATTATCGTCTGCGTGCAGGTCGCTCTATATGTAGCGCAAATTTCGGGAGCTATCGATATTACCAATTTAATAACATTTTAATTTCGGAAAGGAGGTGAACAGTATGGACATTGAGTTTTATGACGTAAAAAACCGACGAAAAGTTTCTATTCCTTCTTCACAGGTTGAAAAAGTAACTTATGAAAGAGAAACAAAAAGTGGAGACAAGCAAATTCGTTATGCAGTAAAAGCTGAAAAAGACGGCGTCAAACTGACCAAATTCGTCAGCAAAGAAACATGGGATAGTATTTCATAACTATCTCACTCAACGAGCTCAAAAGTATGGACAATTTCATACTCTGGGTTCGTTGGCTTTGTTATGCTTTTATACAAATGGATTTCCGTAACCGGGAATTCGATTGTAGTGTTCAACCTCTGAAGTTTTTTCCGCAGATGGAAATATTGTTGTTTTGACGGCAATTTATATCTTGCCAGTGTCATATGCGGGATATATTTCTTTTTCAAATCATTTTCCTTCTCCATACTGAAAAGGTCGACCGTCCTCTCACGGATCTTTTCAAAATCTTTATTCCGGCTGAAAGCAAGCCGTAAAATAATTCCCTGATGAACAAACATCCCGGTCTCAAGTGCAAAAAGCCTTGTCGGCTGTATATCAAACGTCGAGCGCTCGATTGCTTCAATAATATACGGCATTTTGTCTTCACTTCGTTCGCCTAAAAAGGCAATCGTCACGTGGTAATTTTTTTGAGGTACCCAGTTGAATTCATGGTAATCCCGTTTCAATCCGTCATACAAAGCATCAAGCTCCGATACGACATTTTCAGGAATAGCCGCCGCAAGAAATAAACGCATAGTAATTCAGTAATTAATAACAGTTATAACGAATTAAGAATTTTTGAAGTTGAAAATGCTTCAAGCAAAGGACTTACCTCCACAACGTCTGCCCCGACAGCCAGCGTCTGCTTTCGTTTCCGCTCAATGTTGGGATCTCCCTTGGTAACCGCAACCAATGACGGACGGATCACTTCAACCATCCGACCGTACTCCTTATCTTCGGTGAAGAAAGGAAGCAGTATAACATAATCAACTACATCCAGACTTGCTAGGATTTCAGCACGCTGCAATTGGGAATGAATGGGAGTACGGTGTTTCCGTTTATTTATCGCCTCATCCGATTCAAGAGCGATTATAAGAATATCTCCACTTGCCTTGGCATCGCGTAAAAAAGAGAAATGTCCGTAATGCATCAAATCAAAACAGCCTCCGCATAATACCGAAATCTTGCCGTCCCACTTATCACGCAAGCTTTCGACACTCTCGTATTTCCATATGTTCTGTTTCATATTACAATTATAACAAGCCAACTCTTCATTCCGTTGTCTTAATCTATCATATGTTGCTGAAAACAGAAATACAGGATACATCACAGAAAGCATTAATTGTCGCTCCGCATGACACTCTGTTTCTTAAAAAACTTAAAAATAAGCTAAAAGAAATGAATTTGGATGTATTTTCAACTTCAACTCCGGTCACGGATTACTCCAAATATGATATCTGTATCTTCGTACAATTCACGGATATTCTCCTGCCGTCAATAAAGAACCTGACTGATACTAAGTTTATTTTTATACTGTTTAATGAATATGAACTTGCTCAGACATATGCTTCGTTTGCATATGAATACAAACTGCAGCACATAAAAATACTGAATCTTGAGACCAGTCCTGCACAGTATGACAAAGATATCGATACTCTTTTCTGGTTTTCCTTTTCCCGGACTGAGGATATATTTCTTCATATCTTCCATCAGCAACCGTTCGAACAAGTCAAAAAATCGAAACCGAAAAAAAAGCCGTTTTCCTGGAAACAATTTCTTACACCCAGAAAACTTGTCTCATTCGGTATAGCATTATTGGTTTTCTCGCAATTTATTTTCATGATTCCTCTTCTCGGAAGTACTGTCTCCCATTATTTCGCTTACAAACAGTTGATTAAAGGGAATGTTGAAACCGCAGAACCGCATCTTGAGCGTGGCAGCGCAATGCTTGCTGCAGGTGAAGGTTTATTTAGTTTTTCTAAACCCGTTTTGTACTTTTTTTCAATCGGTTTGCCGTTTGAGAATCTGATACAACTGAACTCATCGGCATCCGTCATTATGTCCAAAGCATCTGACCTTCAACAGGATGCAAAGTTGCTGGCCGACGGTATCTTTGAAAAAAACAAGTCTGATCAGGATGTGACCGAACTCATAGAAGCAAAAGAAAGGCTGAATTCAAATGTTACTGATGTCCGGGAACAAATCGACCTGCTGGAAAATAAGATGCCCACCTGGAATGCACAGCTGACTGACGCAAAAGAAAAACTCAGGAAGATTGATCAGTCTCTCGGTTTTTATGAATCGATCGGTCCTCATCTGGATACTCTTCTTGCCCGTGATACGGACAAAAAATATCTTCTGTTATTTGCCAATAATATGGAACTCCGGCCGGGAGGTGGTTTTATCGGATCATATGCTATTGTTCATGTTTCAAATTACACAATCGGTGATATACAGGTCTACGACGTGTACGATGCCGACGGACAGTTGACATCACATATCGCCCCGCCCGAACCGATTTCAAAATTTATGGAGCAACCGTTCTGGTATCTTCGTGATTCGGCATTTACGGGTGATTTTATCGACAATTTCACTCAGGCAGAGGAATTCCTGGAAATTGAAGTCGGAGAAACGGATTTTGACGGAGGACTGCTTCTCACAACAACGGCAGTGAAAAATATTTTGAGTACTGTTGACAGTCTGTATATTCCCGATTATCGAGATACCATTACCGCAGAGAATTTTTATCTGAAAGCACAGCTATATGCCGAAGAAGAGTTTTTCCCCGGATCGATACAGAAAAAAAGCTTTTTATCCGATGTAATGGATCAGATGCTTTTGCATCTGGCAGATGCCGATATGGAAGCGCTCTTTTCAAATATTAAAGATTCACTGAATCAAAAGCAGCTGGTTTTGTACAGCAAAGACCCCGGGCTTCAATCGGTTTTTGAGGAACAGTACTGGTCAGGACGTATGTTGTCACCAAGCTGTACCGTATCAGATCACTGTATTCCTGATTATGCTTACCAGCTGGACGCCAACCTCGGTGTCAACAAAGCAAATTTTTTCGTCCAGCGGCCGACTTCTCTGAAGGTTTCGATTGATTCCTCGGGAAAGATAGTGAACACGCTTTCAGTTATGTATTCCAATGACTCCAATCAGGGGGTGTTTCCCGGGGGAACCTACAAAAATTATTTTCAGGTTCTTCTTCCTCCGAATTCATTCATCCAAAGTGTAACGGTGGACGGATCTCCGGTTGAGGAATATGATGAAACCAATTTTACCTACAAGACTGTCGGTTTCCTCCTAACTGTTGAGCCGCAGGAAAAACGGAAAGTCGAGATCATATACCGTCTTCCGACAACTATTATCCAGGGAGCAGGAGTATATCAGCTAATCCTGCAGAAACAGATCGGCTCTCCGAATTATGATCTGCAGTTTGCTTTTGAGGTGCCGTCAAACATTTCGGTGACCCGACATAATCTTTCTCCTCTTGCAGAGAGTGATAAAATCCTCTATAATACCTCAGTTTCATCAGATAAGATTTTCCTGATAGAATTTACTAAAAACCAATAATGACCCAACCACAACCAGCTGAGAAAGTCGTCTTGGAAGCACAAGCACGAGAAACGTTCGGCAAACAAACACGCAAACTTCGTAAAGAAGGAATGATCCCTGCAAATATTTTCGGGAAAAGTTTTACTTCCGTTGCATTGTCAGTTGATGCAAAGGTTTTTAATAATCTTTTTAAATCTGCTGGTGAAACGACAGTCATTTACATCAAAGTCGGTGATAACGATTATCCGACCCTTGTTTCGGATATCCAGTATCATCCGGTTACGGAAGAAATTCTTCATGTAGACTTCCGGAAGGTCAACCTGAAACAGAAAGTTGAAGCACGTGTGCCTCTGCATTTTATCGGCGTATCCGAAGCTGTCGAACGAAAGAACGGAGTTCTTCTCACTCAGGTAGAGGAAGTAGTCGTCAGTGCACTTCCGACCAATATTCCCCATGCTATCGAGATCGATATTTCGGT is a window of Candidatus Roizmanbacteria bacterium DNA encoding:
- the secD gene encoding protein translocase subunit SecD, producing MKYIKYLFIALLALLILWIDLPRPIPIRFNAFGREVNTRIPTLAFTMQLGDRIIRKEFKTQLGLDLKGGSHLVFEADTSKVSSADLEDALTSSRDIIERRVNMFGVSEPVVRTVQSGEIYRIEVDLPGVTDVAQASSLIGQTAQLHFKEKGEQTEEEATQSAGLAFLNLRQETGLTGKDVTKATVVFDQQNGQPQVQLDFTAEGKKKFAEITKRNVGEPVGIYLDEILISAPVVQQEIRDGNAVISGNFRVEDAKQLATAINSGALPLPIKLVEQRSIGPSLGAVEVQRSVIAGIVGLGMVLTFMIAYYGRLGVIAGIGLIIYGLITFAIFRAIPIVLTLPGVAGFLLSIGMAVDSNILIFERIKEEQRKGKSFEAAIRIGFGRAIDAIKDANVTTLLVAFILFNPLNWEFLPQFGLVRGFALTLAVGVATSLFTGVVITNRLIKTFYTYK
- a CDS encoding DUF3048 domain-containing protein yields the protein MNKKIILIVGAVIYLVTSFGSYKYFSANTVDTSEYEAPVVDADGNVVDTAPKTEECPLNGKMYSKNQRAKWEKRRPLGIMVQNNTEARPQSGLSSADIVHEAVAEGGITRFLVMYYCDESKIVGSVRSARIYFIRLLQGYGNNPLYGHVGGANTPGPADALGEIKKLGWFGYNDMDQFAVPFPNYWRDYDRLPGRATEHTVYTNTLKLWDYAAKNRDLTNVDEDGVAWDEDWEPWNFQDDAKEGSRGDVAKINYDFWDNNLGSAYTVQWNYDAVTNSYKRVNGGDPHVDKNTEEQLASKNVIVAFANESVANDGYEHGEHMLYDVIGSDDAIIFQNGEAIEGTWKKPKATDMMRFYDSKGKEIDLVRGQIWISILPSGNKVTY
- the thpR gene encoding RNA 2',3'-cyclic phosphodiesterase, with the protein product MRLFLAAAIPENVVSELDALYDGLKRDYHEFNWVPQKNYHVTIAFLGERSEDKMPYIIEAIERSTFDIQPTRLFALETGMFVHQGIILRLAFSRNKDFEKIRERTVDLFSMEKENDLKKKYIPHMTLARYKLPSKQQYFHLRKKLQRLNTTIEFPVTEIHLYKSITKPTNPEYEIVHTFELVE
- a CDS encoding adenylyltransferase/cytidyltransferase family protein, encoding MKQNIWKYESVESLRDKWDGKISVLCGGCFDLMHYGHFSFLRDAKASGDILIIALESDEAINKRKHRTPIHSQLQRAEILASLDVVDYVILLPFFTEDKEYGRMVEVIRPSLVAVTKGDPNIERKRKQTLAVGADVVEVSPLLEAFSTSKILNSL
- a CDS encoding DUF4012 domain-containing protein, with protein sequence MLLKTEIQDTSQKALIVAPHDTLFLKKLKNKLKEMNLDVFSTSTPVTDYSKYDICIFVQFTDILLPSIKNLTDTKFIFILFNEYELAQTYASFAYEYKLQHIKILNLETSPAQYDKDIDTLFWFSFSRTEDIFLHIFHQQPFEQVKKSKPKKKPFSWKQFLTPRKLVSFGIALLVFSQFIFMIPLLGSTVSHYFAYKQLIKGNVETAEPHLERGSAMLAAGEGLFSFSKPVLYFFSIGLPFENLIQLNSSASVIMSKASDLQQDAKLLADGIFEKNKSDQDVTELIEAKERLNSNVTDVREQIDLLENKMPTWNAQLTDAKEKLRKIDQSLGFYESIGPHLDTLLARDTDKKYLLLFANNMELRPGGGFIGSYAIVHVSNYTIGDIQVYDVYDADGQLTSHIAPPEPISKFMEQPFWYLRDSAFTGDFIDNFTQAEEFLEIEVGETDFDGGLLLTTTAVKNILSTVDSLYIPDYRDTITAENFYLKAQLYAEEEFFPGSIQKKSFLSDVMDQMLLHLADADMEALFSNIKDSLNQKQLVLYSKDPGLQSVFEEQYWSGRMLSPSCTVSDHCIPDYAYQLDANLGVNKANFFVQRPTSLKVSIDSSGKIVNTLSVMYSNDSNQGVFPGGTYKNYFQVLLPPNSFIQSVTVDGSPVEEYDETNFTYKTVGFLLTVEPQEKRKVEIIYRLPTTIIQGAGVYQLILQKQIGSPNYDLQFAFEVPSNISVTRHNLSPLAESDKILYNTSVSSDKIFLIEFTKNQ
- a CDS encoding 50S ribosomal protein L25, coding for MTQPQPAEKVVLEAQARETFGKQTRKLRKEGMIPANIFGKSFTSVALSVDAKVFNNLFKSAGETTVIYIKVGDNDYPTLVSDIQYHPVTEEILHVDFRKVNLKQKVEARVPLHFIGVSEAVERKNGVLLTQVEEVVVSALPTNIPHAIEIDISVLKEIGDAIRVSDLAKSDAYEVDEDPEMLIVSVTEHVEEEIEPETTTEAPEILTEKEGEEGAEGEGAAPAEAGEKEEK